A DNA window from Desulfobaccales bacterium contains the following coding sequences:
- a CDS encoding protein kinase: MADPAILIVGPEGATRRHLADILARAPYEIDQCQADQLAATLQSRPLELLVLIEEAGVTQPFIQRLKTDEVSWNLPIIVALAEFSDAAAAWVLEVGADEFLLSPFEPREVLARVAVVLRLQHDRTLLLASHEEFSRIFQETSHPLFFCNRWGTGCNLNPALRRLLGYPGKRRTPVTVPLEELLYATEDRERFRRILSEPGQTSHMKLHLVNRDGQPVTVLINDLALQGRPEELMSFQVQPVGATSPLKRALQGLVEHLLPSARDYLALLQMTPLLGGRYEKIKKLGQGNFGEVWLVMDTEAMGGQRRYVAKIPFLKAANAKFRKEAAICQKLDPHPGVARLIDTLEDDGKLIIIQEYVEGPTLGDMLDQELPRPLVERIILQLIEVVAHAHKNRIMHRDIKPNNIIIQPNGNLKLLDFGVAKMLGEKEISATMVGSRPFMAPEQIMGQSERRSDIWGIGVLMYLLYTGELPFYSEVEKLLIDQILEREPVPPREENPEIPPALETIILKCLKKNLAERYVSAVALRDDLLRQFPHYGTQGGRWPWIH, encoded by the coding sequence GTGGCGGACCCTGCTATACTCATCGTGGGCCCTGAAGGCGCGACCCGTCGCCACTTGGCCGACATTCTGGCACGGGCCCCTTACGAGATCGACCAGTGCCAGGCGGACCAGTTGGCCGCCACCCTCCAATCCCGGCCGCTTGAACTTTTGGTGCTCATCGAAGAGGCTGGCGTAACTCAGCCGTTCATTCAGAGACTCAAGACCGATGAGGTCTCCTGGAATCTGCCCATTATCGTGGCCCTGGCTGAGTTTTCCGACGCAGCCGCAGCCTGGGTCCTGGAGGTGGGAGCGGACGAATTCCTCCTGTCGCCCTTTGAGCCCCGGGAGGTCCTGGCCCGGGTGGCGGTGGTGCTCCGCTTGCAGCATGACCGGACCCTGTTGTTGGCCTCTCACGAGGAGTTTTCCCGCATCTTCCAGGAGACCAGCCATCCCCTCTTTTTCTGCAACCGTTGGGGAACCGGGTGCAATCTCAACCCCGCTTTGCGGCGCCTCCTGGGCTACCCGGGCAAGCGCCGCACCCCGGTAACCGTGCCCCTGGAAGAGTTGCTCTACGCCACCGAAGATCGGGAGCGCTTCAGGCGCATCCTCTCCGAGCCGGGGCAAACCAGCCATATGAAACTGCACCTGGTAAACCGGGATGGCCAGCCGGTGACGGTTTTGATCAACGATTTGGCTTTACAGGGCCGTCCGGAAGAGTTGATGAGCTTCCAGGTGCAGCCGGTGGGGGCCACCTCTCCTCTGAAGCGGGCCCTCCAGGGACTGGTGGAGCACCTCTTGCCCAGCGCCAGGGACTACCTGGCTCTGCTCCAAATGACCCCGCTTTTGGGAGGCCGCTACGAGAAAATCAAAAAACTGGGGCAGGGGAATTTCGGCGAAGTGTGGCTGGTAATGGACACGGAAGCCATGGGGGGACAGCGGCGCTATGTGGCCAAAATCCCCTTTCTCAAGGCCGCCAACGCCAAGTTTCGCAAAGAAGCGGCCATTTGCCAGAAGCTGGACCCTCACCCCGGGGTGGCGCGGCTCATTGATACTTTGGAAGATGATGGTAAACTGATAATTATTCAGGAATATGTGGAGGGCCCGACCCTGGGGGACATGCTGGATCAGGAGTTGCCCCGGCCGTTGGTGGAGCGCATCATCCTGCAGCTCATCGAGGTGGTGGCCCACGCCCACAAAAACCGCATTATGCATCGAGATATTAAACCCAACAACATCATCATCCAGCCCAATGGGAATCTGAAGCTGCTGGATTTCGGGGTGGCCAAGATGCTGGGGGAAAAAGAGATCAGCGCCACCATGGTGGGGTCCCGGCCCTTTATGGCGCCCGAGCAGATCATGGGCCAGAGTGAACGCCGCAGCGACATCTGGGGCATCGGGGTGCTCATGTATCTCCTTTACACCGGGGAGTTGCCGTTCTACAGCGAAGTGGAGAAACTGCTCATCGATCAGATCTTGGAGCGGGAGCCCGTGCCCCCTCGGGAAGAGAACCCGGAGATTCCCCCGGCCCTGGAGACCATCATCCTCAAGTGTCTCAAAAAGAACCTGGCGGAGCGCTACGTCAGCGCCGTGGCCTTACGGGATGACCTGCTGCGCCAGTTCCCCCACTACGGCACCCAAGGCGGGAGGTGGCCATGGATCCATTGA
- a CDS encoding MucR family transcriptional regulator: protein MASEVLKLTAQIVMSHASMSELTPEELVDEIKEVYGILSSLEAGSISEELIMEKAGEGEVVKKPPVPLKDIVKAKYVVCLECGKKMKTLKTHLRKAHNLMPKEYFQRYGLDPKKYPLVCKDYSEQRSKMAKDRGFGEKGGRRKATT, encoded by the coding sequence ATGGCCAGCGAGGTGCTGAAATTAACCGCACAAATTGTTATGTCCCATGCCTCCATGAGTGAACTTACCCCCGAAGAATTGGTGGACGAAATTAAAGAGGTCTATGGTATTTTGTCTTCTTTGGAGGCTGGTTCGATCTCGGAGGAGCTCATCATGGAAAAAGCCGGCGAGGGTGAAGTTGTAAAGAAACCGCCGGTACCCTTGAAAGATATCGTCAAGGCCAAGTACGTGGTCTGCCTGGAATGTGGCAAAAAGATGAAGACCCTCAAGACCCATCTCCGCAAGGCTCACAACTTGATGCCCAAGGAATACTTCCAGAGATATGGCTTGGACCCCAAAAAATATCCGCTGGTATGCAAAGATTATTCCGAGCAACGCAGCAAAATGGCTAAAGACAGAGGCTTTGGCGAGAAGGGCGGGAGACGGAAGGCGACTACTTGA
- the cas6e gene encoding type I-E CRISPR-associated protein Cas6/Cse3/CasE has translation MSWLARLEVDVEIARAEGISDSYAWHQRLWECYPDTPDTKRDFLTRIDQLEGAFRLWILARRKPMQPPWCPPESFALKEIAASFFSHRYYAFDLQANPVKTIVQRGPNGETLRRANGKRKNGKRVPLVKPEELGAWLIHKGNVRCRDKDTGLDVPGGFRIVTEKPLEISPMAESYFRKQGQSGYHGGVQFRGIMEVTDPERFIGTYHAGLGSAKSFGFGLLLLAPINLVL, from the coding sequence ATGAGCTGGCTGGCCCGATTGGAAGTTGATGTGGAAATCGCCCGGGCCGAAGGCATTTCTGACAGCTACGCCTGGCACCAAAGGCTGTGGGAGTGTTACCCTGATACTCCGGATACCAAACGGGATTTCCTGACTCGAATCGATCAACTCGAAGGGGCCTTCAGGCTTTGGATTCTGGCCCGGAGAAAACCAATGCAGCCACCATGGTGCCCACCTGAGAGCTTTGCCCTCAAGGAAATTGCCGCCTCTTTCTTCTCTCATCGCTACTATGCCTTTGACTTGCAGGCCAACCCGGTAAAGACCATTGTGCAGCGGGGACCAAACGGAGAAACATTGCGACGCGCTAACGGCAAGCGAAAGAATGGCAAGCGCGTGCCCTTGGTTAAACCGGAAGAGCTAGGCGCCTGGCTTATTCACAAAGGCAACGTGAGATGCCGGGACAAGGACACAGGTTTGGATGTACCTGGCGGATTTCGAATCGTAACAGAAAAGCCTCTCGAAATCAGTCCAATGGCAGAAAGCTATTTTCGCAAGCAAGGGCAGTCAGGCTACCACGGCGGGGTCCAGTTTCGGGGAATCATGGAAGTGACTGACCCGGAAAGGTTTATCGGAACCTATCATGCCGGCCTCGGCAGCGCCAAGAGCTTCGGTTTCGGCCTGCTTCTGCTTGCGCCAATCAACCTGGTCCTATAG
- the cas3 gene encoding CRISPR-associated helicase Cas3', protein MMRGRGGTGSLAAPDDGGLPYPLITGRNKGVCLDPVSASPPKSREVRVDFVSAGEAWEEAIALARKGGAVLWICNTVDAAQRRYQQLTNPTRQEFPIGLLHSRFPFWRREQLETEWMERFGKDGKTRCGSILVSTQVVEQSVDLDADLLITELAPTDMLLQRLGRLWRHEREGLPVDSARLCILEEVKNLDELRRMEPEEIKKTLGNKALVYAPFILLRSLEVWQNLSKEPGVVSVPSQIRQLIESTYEDRDTEPDSWLQLSFDWFATDSAKKMIASRNSNLWQLAREDEEGVQTRLNEVPTLALVLCRKLTAQEAVFIDQSKGLLGNERYRLATAQAIHKNLVKVPESCFDHIEPCPAFADYLHGKQCLGIVAEGGAVAVQGLKRGTRLSFSEDLGLVIEKTFT, encoded by the coding sequence ATGATGCGCGGGCGGGGCGGGACTGGTTCGCTTGCTGCCCCGGATGATGGCGGACTGCCCTATCCCCTCATCACCGGGCGCAATAAAGGCGTTTGCCTCGACCCTGTCTCAGCCTCACCTCCCAAATCGCGAGAGGTCAGGGTGGACTTTGTTTCCGCGGGAGAAGCATGGGAAGAGGCGATTGCTCTGGCCCGGAAAGGTGGGGCGGTCCTGTGGATATGCAACACCGTCGATGCGGCTCAGAGGCGGTATCAACAGCTCACGAATCCGACCCGGCAAGAGTTCCCTATCGGGCTTCTGCACTCCCGATTCCCTTTTTGGAGGCGTGAACAGCTTGAAACCGAATGGATGGAACGGTTTGGCAAGGATGGCAAAACTCGCTGCGGCTCCATCCTGGTCTCGACCCAGGTAGTTGAGCAGAGCGTAGATCTGGACGCCGATCTGCTGATCACCGAGTTGGCGCCAACCGATATGCTGCTTCAACGCCTCGGGCGGCTTTGGCGGCATGAACGGGAGGGACTCCCCGTTGATTCAGCCCGGCTCTGCATTCTCGAAGAAGTGAAGAACCTTGATGAGTTGCGCCGGATGGAGCCCGAAGAGATAAAGAAGACGCTCGGGAACAAAGCCCTGGTGTACGCTCCGTTCATTCTTCTTCGGTCCCTGGAAGTCTGGCAGAATCTGAGTAAAGAGCCCGGGGTAGTGTCAGTACCGTCCCAGATACGGCAGTTGATCGAATCCACCTACGAGGACAGGGATACAGAGCCCGATTCATGGCTGCAGCTTTCCTTCGACTGGTTCGCAACGGACTCGGCCAAAAAAATGATCGCCTCTCGAAACTCAAACCTCTGGCAGTTGGCGCGTGAAGACGAAGAAGGGGTGCAAACCCGTCTCAACGAGGTACCGACGTTAGCACTGGTGCTCTGTCGAAAACTCACCGCTCAGGAAGCAGTCTTTATCGATCAGTCAAAAGGCCTTCTCGGCAACGAGAGGTACCGACTTGCTACCGCCCAGGCGATTCACAAGAACCTGGTGAAAGTTCCGGAGTCCTGCTTTGATCACATTGAGCCCTGCCCGGCTTTTGCTGATTATCTCCACGGCAAGCAATGCCTCGGAATCGTTGCCGAAGGGGGAGCAGTTGCAGTGCAGGGATTAAAGAGAGGGACCCGGCTTTCCTTTTCTGAAGACCTCGGGCTGGTTATCGAAAAAACATTCACTTAG
- a CDS encoding metal-dependent hydrolase: MDPLTHVATGVICSQLLTSPSRWWAALAGALFAVLPDIDYFFIFWDRLAFIRYHRGFTHSLVALPLFALAGALAGRFLGGPRWFKPLFILGLIVLASHLLLDLATSYGTQILSPFSRHRFTLDWVFIIDPYLTALLAAGAISVLAFHLWGPRLGAWFLAAAMVYILVCGFYHHRAFTLARQVFQTAHPQEQTVAALPQPFSCRRWLLIAARPGEIRQAFVQLPVAAILERVTAVKPAETIIIPPSQDCLALAVAYQAPNHLTIQTWTPVAAAPAYPPEAQKILAGYLEFARFPLLCRAGSHEGEQLLEWLDLRFSIPGRAFPFVLQLRLDAHGRLSHWLIGRRG; the protein is encoded by the coding sequence ATGGATCCATTGACCCACGTGGCCACCGGCGTTATCTGCTCTCAACTGTTGACTTCCCCGTCCCGGTGGTGGGCCGCCTTAGCCGGGGCCCTCTTCGCGGTATTGCCGGACATTGATTACTTTTTTATCTTCTGGGACCGACTGGCCTTTATTCGTTATCATCGGGGGTTCACCCACTCGCTGGTGGCCCTGCCTCTCTTTGCCCTGGCCGGAGCGCTGGCCGGACGCTTCCTGGGCGGCCCCCGCTGGTTCAAGCCCCTGTTCATCCTGGGGCTCATAGTGCTGGCCTCACACCTGCTCCTGGACCTGGCCACTTCCTATGGCACTCAGATCCTGAGCCCCTTTTCCCGGCACCGCTTCACCCTGGATTGGGTTTTTATCATCGACCCCTATCTGACCGCCCTCTTGGCGGCCGGAGCCATAAGCGTCCTGGCGTTTCATCTTTGGGGGCCCCGGTTGGGAGCCTGGTTCCTGGCCGCAGCCATGGTCTATATACTGGTATGCGGCTTCTATCACCACCGGGCCTTTACCCTGGCCCGCCAGGTATTTCAGACGGCCCATCCCCAGGAGCAGACCGTGGCGGCCCTGCCGCAACCCTTTTCTTGCCGCCGCTGGCTGCTCATTGCCGCTCGCCCGGGAGAAATCCGGCAAGCCTTTGTTCAGCTCCCCGTTGCTGCTATCCTGGAGAGGGTGACCGCGGTCAAGCCGGCAGAGACTATTATTATTCCCCCGAGCCAGGACTGCCTGGCGCTGGCCGTCGCCTATCAGGCCCCCAACCACCTGACCATACAGACCTGGACGCCGGTTGCGGCGGCCCCCGCCTACCCTCCGGAAGCCCAGAAAATTTTGGCCGGTTACCTGGAGTTTGCCCGGTTTCCCCTGCTCTGCCGGGCCGGGTCTCACGAGGGCGAACAACTGCTGGAGTGGCTGGACCTGCGCTTTTCGATCCCCGGCCGGGCCTTCCCTTTTGTCCTGCAACTGCGCCTGGATGCCCATGGCCGGCTCTCGCATTGGCTCATCGGGCGTCGGGGGTAA
- a CDS encoding cupin, whose protein sequence is MANLFAPIPPHIAEEIFQVLLETKNFRLERIVSTGQATPPGEWYDQDTHEWVVLLTGGAGLRFEDELEPRVLRPGDHLLIPAHCRHRVEWTDTVEPTVWLALHYNLSRCPASSGR, encoded by the coding sequence GTGGCCAATCTCTTTGCCCCAATTCCTCCCCATATAGCCGAGGAAATCTTTCAAGTACTCCTGGAGACGAAGAATTTTCGTTTGGAGCGCATCGTTTCCACAGGCCAGGCCACCCCTCCGGGGGAATGGTATGACCAGGACACCCACGAGTGGGTGGTGCTCCTTACGGGCGGCGCCGGCTTGCGCTTTGAGGATGAACTCGAGCCCCGGGTGCTGCGACCCGGAGACCACCTCCTCATCCCGGCCCACTGCCGCCATCGGGTGGAGTGGACCGACACTGTCGAACCCACCGTGTGGCTGGCCTTGCATTATAATTTATCGCGCTGCCCGGCAAGTTCCGGCAGGTAA
- the casA gene encoding type I-E CRISPR-associated protein Cse1/CasA, whose amino-acid sequence MNVAFDPWIPVVTTTGRPTLASLYTVLTEGEQFADLAVRPHERVSLMRLLLCVAHAALNGPKDYDEWLNVPKNLPGAVENYLMDWECSFELFHPEKPWLQVAGLKGVDKGAEDSGKTSPVSLLDFELATGNNSTLFDHGGQMNSRQIEPERITLNLLTFQNFSSGGGSPVAQWETTRTSQVGNPDAPCLSQSMAHCLLRGRSLAETTHFNLPTFENIKRHYRTFSTDQKKSGNYSDIALGGPVWEFFPESPEKESDRVINATKTYLGRLVPISRWIRLIQGSDQMYCCNGFRYDTYKDGFASEPTAAVRLITKKDKKGAETTERKVVKVEPKKALWRELSSLLIKRSAEGLGGPLAMENTPYDTEFDFHVCAITRDQASMDIALESVFHIFPAFLTHLSAYQTEVTGEDKVLGAEGCSRKLRWAIEDYRQTIDNDWKPRVKRTQAKEQNVLKERLAQAAFLSYWTTVEKNLPLLMDHLKTIGTDAAVPTREAWRRMLFSAACDAYRIACGQETPRQLRAFVKGWQKLTAVWIETNANTHEAKGEEV is encoded by the coding sequence ATGAATGTTGCCTTTGATCCGTGGATACCCGTGGTAACCACTACGGGCCGCCCAACCCTGGCGAGCCTGTACACCGTCCTTACCGAAGGCGAACAGTTTGCCGATCTCGCAGTCCGCCCGCATGAGCGGGTCTCCTTGATGAGGCTCTTGCTCTGTGTCGCCCATGCCGCGCTCAACGGGCCTAAAGATTATGACGAATGGCTTAACGTCCCGAAAAACCTGCCTGGCGCCGTTGAAAATTACCTGATGGATTGGGAATGTTCTTTTGAGTTGTTCCATCCGGAAAAGCCCTGGTTGCAGGTAGCAGGGTTAAAAGGGGTAGACAAAGGAGCTGAAGATTCAGGAAAGACCTCTCCTGTGTCACTCCTTGATTTTGAACTGGCCACCGGGAATAATTCGACCCTCTTCGACCATGGCGGACAAATGAACTCCCGCCAAATCGAGCCTGAACGTATTACCTTGAACTTACTGACTTTCCAGAATTTCTCCTCCGGCGGGGGCTCGCCGGTGGCGCAATGGGAGACCACGAGAACTTCTCAGGTTGGGAACCCGGATGCCCCGTGTCTGTCTCAGTCCATGGCGCATTGTTTGCTGCGCGGCAGATCGTTGGCAGAAACAACGCATTTTAATCTGCCGACCTTTGAAAACATTAAACGGCATTACAGGACTTTCTCAACTGACCAAAAGAAGAGTGGCAACTATTCCGATATTGCTTTAGGGGGGCCTGTCTGGGAGTTCTTCCCTGAATCGCCTGAGAAGGAATCGGACAGAGTGATCAATGCCACGAAAACCTACCTTGGGCGGCTGGTGCCGATATCACGATGGATTCGTCTGATTCAGGGCTCAGACCAAATGTATTGTTGTAACGGATTCAGGTACGACACTTACAAGGATGGGTTTGCCTCAGAGCCAACGGCGGCTGTTCGGTTGATTACGAAAAAGGACAAAAAGGGTGCGGAAACAACAGAACGGAAGGTCGTAAAGGTAGAGCCGAAAAAAGCATTATGGCGAGAGTTGTCCTCGCTACTCATAAAGCGTTCAGCAGAAGGACTCGGCGGCCCGTTGGCTATGGAGAATACACCTTACGATACCGAGTTCGATTTTCATGTATGTGCAATTACTCGGGATCAGGCTTCCATGGACATCGCTTTAGAATCCGTCTTCCATATTTTCCCGGCATTCCTAACCCATCTTTCCGCCTATCAGACTGAGGTCACTGGAGAGGATAAAGTTTTAGGGGCTGAGGGTTGCTCCCGAAAACTTCGCTGGGCCATAGAAGATTATCGCCAAACGATCGATAACGATTGGAAGCCTCGCGTCAAGAGAACCCAAGCCAAAGAACAAAATGTCCTGAAAGAAAGGTTGGCCCAAGCCGCATTCCTCTCTTACTGGACCACCGTCGAAAAGAATCTCCCGCTTTTGATGGATCACCTCAAAACCATTGGCACCGATGCCGCCGTCCCCACCCGCGAGGCCTGGCGAAGAATGCTCTTCTCTGCGGCCTGTGATGCCTACCGGATCGCCTGCGGGCAGGAGACCCCACGGCAGTTGCGAGCTTTTGTCAAAGGGTGGCAGAAACTGACCGCGGTATGGATTGAAACTAACGCGAATACCCATGAAGCTAAGGGGGAGGAAGTATGA
- a CDS encoding CRISPR-associated endonuclease Cas3'': MVHFWAKTTPEGKPGISVFDHLVNVGCVARGIAEMWPEVLEYFNFRSKEIGALAALHDLGKISPGFQRKCQAWLEENGLTKVARNGCWDTAMESDHGKISHSAIQEFLEQQGTSRNLSQYLSTILGAHHGKMKFFPNPRGIKPPLIKQTTEGNSGIEWNEERQKNAQQTWRYFEAESSFVTISAESPALWWLAGLASVADWIGSDERFFPPGRGTDPGDPSALALEALRAIGFRPIQFVHNLSFHGLFHDSERPEIEWVPNEMQEKTVATVTGPGVYVVEAPMGMGKTEAALWAAYRLLLSRKATGIYFALPTQMTSNRIHLRMNEFLRRISPDEASTSRLIHGNSWLSPQTDCPIHPAATDRHEATPDDARAGRDWFACCPG; encoded by the coding sequence ATGGTTCACTTTTGGGCGAAGACCACTCCGGAAGGGAAACCCGGTATTTCCGTTTTCGACCATCTGGTAAATGTGGGTTGTGTGGCGCGCGGTATCGCTGAGATGTGGCCGGAGGTCCTTGAATATTTTAACTTCCGATCAAAGGAGATCGGTGCGCTTGCTGCACTCCACGACCTCGGCAAGATATCCCCGGGTTTTCAGAGAAAATGTCAAGCGTGGCTTGAAGAGAATGGCCTGACGAAGGTTGCCCGCAACGGATGCTGGGACACAGCGATGGAATCGGATCATGGCAAGATTTCGCATTCTGCAATTCAGGAATTTTTGGAGCAGCAAGGTACGTCAAGAAATCTATCTCAGTATTTATCGACTATTCTTGGTGCGCACCATGGAAAAATGAAGTTTTTTCCAAATCCTCGTGGAATCAAGCCGCCTCTCATCAAGCAAACCACAGAAGGCAATAGCGGCATCGAATGGAATGAGGAACGGCAAAAAAATGCCCAGCAGACATGGCGTTATTTCGAAGCGGAGAGTTCATTTGTCACCATCAGCGCTGAATCGCCGGCCCTATGGTGGCTTGCCGGGCTCGCCTCAGTAGCCGATTGGATCGGCTCGGATGAAAGATTTTTCCCTCCCGGGCGAGGTACAGATCCTGGAGATCCCTCCGCCCTGGCCCTGGAGGCGCTCAGGGCTATCGGTTTTCGACCGATTCAATTTGTTCATAATCTCTCTTTTCATGGCCTGTTCCATGACTCTGAAAGACCCGAAATTGAATGGGTCCCCAATGAAATGCAGGAGAAAACCGTTGCCACTGTGACCGGTCCAGGGGTTTACGTGGTCGAAGCGCCAATGGGTATGGGCAAAACCGAAGCTGCGCTCTGGGCGGCCTATCGTTTGCTTCTTTCCCGAAAAGCCACGGGAATCTATTTTGCGTTGCCAACGCAGATGACCAGCAATCGAATTCACCTTCGCATGAATGAATTCCTGCGTCGAATATCACCCGACGAAGCATCAACAAGCCGTCTTATCCATGGCAATTCCTGGCTTTCCCCCCAGACTGACTGCCCGATTCACCCGGCAGCGACCGATAGGCATGAAGCAACACCCGATGATGCGCGGGCGGGGCGGGACTGGTTCGCTTGCTGCCCCGGATGA
- the casB gene encoding type I-E CRISPR-associated protein Cse2/CasB has protein sequence MSRLLERLHKYKDDRGMMANLRCVHVESKKHRAWPALNRLGVPINDRVKAFVAGLFAVHPEDTSTGRNFGATCKVIEKERGDNSDDKKLTPTERRFQHLLTADTPAELHDRVLRLVLLARSQKVPIPVNYAKLERDLKAWGDRTKIEWASSFWAVKPSPDKEEAT, from the coding sequence ATGAGCCGGCTTCTTGAACGACTCCACAAATACAAAGATGACCGGGGCATGATGGCCAACCTGCGCTGTGTGCATGTCGAGAGCAAAAAACATCGGGCCTGGCCTGCCTTGAATCGTCTGGGGGTGCCGATCAATGACAGGGTTAAAGCTTTTGTGGCCGGACTCTTCGCGGTCCATCCCGAAGACACCTCCACAGGAAGAAATTTCGGCGCTACCTGTAAAGTTATCGAGAAAGAGCGGGGTGATAACAGCGATGACAAAAAGCTGACGCCGACCGAACGGCGATTCCAGCATTTGCTCACCGCCGACACCCCGGCCGAGTTGCATGATCGCGTCTTGCGGCTGGTTCTCCTGGCAAGATCACAGAAAGTTCCGATTCCGGTCAACTATGCCAAGCTAGAGCGCGACCTGAAAGCCTGGGGCGACCGCACCAAGATCGAATGGGCGAGCTCTTTCTGGGCAGTGAAACCATCTCCAGATAAGGAGGAGGCGACATGA
- a CDS encoding Nif11-like leader peptide family RiPP precursor, which produces MKTMEEFIQRLQNDPEFEQMAQAYENSDEFMEFVKGEGYDFTLDQLLDEFKHEQKTTEQPVEEPLAPRKTVEEFIQRLQDDPEFELTARAFEDNDDFLEFVKIEGYDFTLDQLAEGLRNRKESLNPPEVTLPAPSKATVIPLSRPPDNTIIEQAAEPSPKSVEEGQKRPRTLYPKFEGISGGRRRGMKWRNVEIEEA; this is translated from the coding sequence ATGAAAACTATGGAAGAATTTATCCAGCGGTTACAAAATGATCCAGAGTTCGAGCAAATGGCCCAAGCCTATGAAAACAGCGATGAATTTATGGAATTTGTGAAGGGCGAGGGCTATGATTTCACTCTGGACCAACTCCTGGATGAATTCAAACATGAGCAGAAGACGACAGAGCAGCCGGTGGAGGAGCCACTGGCACCCAGAAAAACCGTAGAAGAATTTATCCAGCGCTTGCAGGATGACCCGGAGTTTGAGCTGACGGCGCGAGCCTTTGAAGATAACGATGACTTTCTTGAGTTTGTGAAAATCGAGGGCTACGACTTCACCCTGGACCAACTTGCGGAAGGCTTAAGGAATAGAAAGGAGTCGCTAAACCCGCCAGAGGTGACGTTGCCTGCGCCCTCGAAAGCTACGGTAATACCCCTGTCACGTCCGCCGGACAATACAATAATTGAGCAGGCAGCCGAGCCCTCCCCTAAAAGCGTAGAGGAGGGGCAGAAACGACCGAGAACCTTGTACCCCAAGTTTGAGGGGATCAGCGGGGGACGGCGGCGGGGAATGAAATGGCGCAATGTTGAGATAGAGGAGGCCTGA
- a CDS encoding type I-E CRISPR-associated protein Cas7/Cse4/CasC, which yields MKHLELHIIQSVPVACLNRDDLNSPKTAVFGGVQRARVSSQSWKRAIRELAKDISPEHFKGERTRLLFEPLVKEMMAANLSANDAEEGAKKIVDALVKLDAKSTEKVKSTTLYFMSPLELQTLAGSYADNKDVKKALKAVSRQPNRRSDHFSGSRIFHLL from the coding sequence ATGAAGCACCTGGAACTGCACATCATTCAATCCGTTCCCGTTGCCTGCCTCAACCGCGACGATCTGAATTCACCCAAGACGGCCGTCTTTGGCGGCGTCCAGCGGGCACGAGTATCGAGCCAATCATGGAAACGGGCGATTCGCGAGCTGGCCAAGGACATTTCCCCTGAGCACTTCAAGGGGGAAAGGACCCGTTTGTTGTTTGAACCCCTCGTCAAGGAAATGATGGCTGCCAATCTTTCGGCCAATGATGCTGAAGAAGGGGCCAAGAAAATCGTCGATGCCTTGGTGAAACTGGATGCCAAATCAACTGAGAAAGTGAAGTCAACCACCCTCTATTTCATGTCTCCGCTTGAGCTTCAAACCCTTGCCGGGTCCTATGCGGATAACAAGGACGTGAAAAAGGCCCTCAAGGCGGTCAGCCGCCAACCTAATCGCAGGTCGGATCACTTCTCCGGGAGCAGGATTTTTCATTTACTTTAA